One stretch of Streptomyces zhihengii DNA includes these proteins:
- a CDS encoding DUF5709 domain-containing protein produces the protein MSDDTTAADQARGDDVYQPGHSDADNRPSGAFDPENVIGERSLDDVMEEGYSPPERPLGVGRHGTTGAEAEEGETLDERLAQEVPDVTPPDGDGIGDLAGGDGEPAGEIAGGARAGRLAPADDPAPRRPAGTVARDVGIDGGAASAEEAAVHIEEEPGADDGTGPPARWE, from the coding sequence ATGTCGGACGACACCACCGCCGCGGACCAGGCACGGGGCGACGACGTCTACCAGCCCGGGCACTCCGACGCGGACAACCGTCCCAGCGGCGCGTTCGACCCGGAGAACGTGATCGGCGAGCGCAGCCTCGACGACGTGATGGAGGAGGGCTACTCGCCGCCGGAGCGCCCCCTCGGAGTGGGCCGGCACGGCACCACGGGCGCCGAGGCCGAGGAGGGCGAGACGCTGGACGAACGGCTGGCGCAGGAGGTGCCGGACGTGACGCCGCCGGACGGGGACGGCATCGGCGACCTGGCCGGCGGCGACGGCGAACCGGCCGGCGAGATCGCCGGGGGCGCCCGGGCGGGACGGCTCGCCCCGGCCGACGACCCCGCGCCCCGCAGGCCCGCGGGGACCGTCGCGCGGGACGTCGGCATCGACGGGGGCGCGGCGTCCGCCGAGGAGGCGGCCGTGCACATCGAGGAGGAACCCGGCGCGGACGACGGCACCGGCCCTCCCGCCCGGTGGGAGTGA